A single genomic interval of Lentimicrobiaceae bacterium harbors:
- a CDS encoding response regulator: MKKISKKNNIIKLINKLKIFNLINILIVSLLVTLVLTVYKFIHDSVEDTRMLKNAVDEISQPSEVFDAINKCSIELYNADNNFRLYLATKSDHYFDNYILKLNEVKSDIDMLSATIIGNASSDDIGVEISSKLSLSNKIIELKHEIDSITSNPKQLKLAPNVLTAPAFDIKEIEYFSQSIKTDSVIPVFDTASKDTRFITRLKNLFVNKKDDTPKFEYKTVSSLITNDSVTVTETDSAKIADFQKAIQVYYQKVFNTYNNKFKVLDTEEKKLADINSNIIDNINQLLIEIKNYENSRVDHLRYHAKINSDDAQKSIKNNLIISVCMFAFMALVAMFLLHRIKKRDIALKAEYEKLNKISNSKSKLINVVTHEIKAPISNIPLLIKQCKNDIQNTEKYLNVIEDSALHIQTTANHILNYNLLEDQYVNISVSEFNLYNTLNETINLTKPKAVGKGLNIETIFTDNTKCSVSSDKYKIQEILINLVDNAIKYTETGTVNAFFEVVCKEQGSHFLEIVVKDTGVGIPKEKQGKLYDEKTSVSDNINFGSSTGLGLAITKKLIDLLKGSIELVESSNKGTTFKVLIPITVIDDTRDNATTNDNTESEIANILVIDDDAISLTVLTNILKTNNFKVISAKSYKSAITAIEENDLDLVITDINLPDGDGKEIIAETKQIKPNVPVMVATAHTNPDIINDIINSGACSVINKPVSTKTVLKEVNKHLKKQ, translated from the coding sequence ATGAAAAAGATTTCCAAAAAAAACAATATAATTAAACTTATAAATAAACTCAAGATATTTAACCTTATTAATATTTTGATTGTAAGTTTACTTGTAACATTGGTTCTAACGGTTTATAAGTTTATTCACGATAGCGTTGAAGATACAAGAATGTTAAAAAACGCTGTCGATGAAATTTCGCAACCTTCTGAAGTTTTTGACGCAATTAATAAATGTTCGATAGAACTTTACAACGCCGACAACAACTTTAGATTGTACCTTGCAACAAAATCCGATCACTATTTTGATAATTATATTTTAAAACTTAATGAGGTTAAAAGTGATATAGATATGCTTTCGGCTACCATAATAGGCAACGCATCATCTGATGATATTGGCGTTGAAATTAGCAGTAAACTTAGCCTTTCTAATAAAATAATTGAACTGAAACACGAAATAGATTCAATCACGTCTAACCCTAAACAACTTAAACTTGCTCCAAATGTCCTAACTGCTCCGGCTTTCGACATAAAAGAAATTGAGTATTTTAGCCAATCCATAAAAACCGATAGCGTCATTCCGGTATTTGACACTGCCAGCAAAGATACACGTTTCATTACACGACTGAAAAATTTATTTGTAAACAAAAAAGATGATACACCAAAATTTGAATACAAAACTGTTAGCTCATTAATAACAAACGATTCAGTTACGGTTACAGAAACAGATTCGGCTAAGATTGCAGATTTTCAAAAAGCCATTCAGGTATACTACCAAAAAGTTTTCAACACGTACAACAATAAGTTTAAAGTCCTAGATACCGAAGAAAAAAAATTGGCTGATATCAACTCTAACATTATTGACAATATTAACCAACTGCTTATTGAAATAAAAAACTACGAAAATAGCAGAGTTGACCATTTAAGATATCATGCAAAAATAAATTCCGACGATGCGCAAAAATCTATAAAAAACAACTTAATTATTTCTGTTTGCATGTTTGCTTTTATGGCTTTGGTTGCCATGTTTTTACTTCATAGGATAAAGAAACGTGATATAGCGCTAAAAGCAGAATACGAAAAACTGAATAAAATATCTAATTCCAAATCAAAACTGATAAATGTTGTAACCCACGAGATTAAAGCGCCCATCAGCAATATCCCGCTTCTTATAAAACAATGCAAAAACGATATACAAAACACCGAAAAATATCTTAATGTTATTGAAGATTCGGCACTACATATTCAAACCACTGCAAATCATATACTTAACTACAATTTGTTGGAAGACCAATACGTTAATATTTCAGTATCGGAATTCAATTTGTACAATACCCTAAACGAAACCATTAATTTAACTAAACCAAAAGCTGTTGGAAAGGGTTTGAACATAGAAACAATATTTACAGATAATACTAAATGCAGTGTTTCGAGCGACAAATATAAAATTCAGGAAATATTAATAAACCTTGTTGACAATGCTATAAAATATACCGAAACAGGTACTGTGAATGCTTTTTTTGAAGTTGTTTGCAAAGAACAAGGTTCGCATTTTCTAGAAATTGTTGTAAAAGATACCGGTGTTGGTATCCCAAAAGAAAAACAGGGTAAACTATACGACGAAAAAACTAGTGTATCTGACAATATCAATTTTGGTAGTAGCACCGGCTTAGGATTAGCCATTACAAAAAAACTTATCGACTTGCTAAAAGGCAGCATTGAATTGGTAGAATCGAGCAATAAAGGTACTACTTTTAAAGTATTGATACCTATTACTGTAATTGATGACACCCGCGATAATGCTACAACAAATGACAATACCGAAAGTGAAATTGCTAATATATTAGTAATAGACGACGACGCAATTTCTTTAACGGTGCTGACCAACATCCTGAAAACAAATAACTTCAAAGTAATAAGCGCCAAGTCATACAAATCGGCGATTACAGCCATAGAGGAAAACGATTTAGACCTTGTAATAACCGACATAAACCTGCCCGACGGAGATGGTAAGGAAATTATCGCAGAAACGAAACAAATAAAACCTAACGTGCCTGTTATGGTTGCGACCGCCCACACTAACCCTGATATAATAAATGATATTATAAACTCAGGCGCTTGCTCTGTTATAAATAAGCCTGTATCTACTAAAACTGTTCTAAAAGAAGTTAATAAACACCTCAAAAAGCAATAA
- a CDS encoding putative transporter: MSWLSNLFLNEGIAQAAVVYALIIFTGLLLGKIKIFGVSLGATFILFTGIIVGHFGISVNHNVLEFIKEFGLILFVFSIGLQVGPGFFASFKSSGLKLNMLAIGVVSLGVAATIAFYYILNKQIEMPMLVGIMSGAVTNTPGLGAAQEALRQALEAGQITQIPQIGMGYAVAYPLGVVGIILSIIVLRIIFKVNIKKEVDKLEAASEESGELPELFSVCMKNASLDNHTVKEIKDIINRNFVISRLYKDGNFCIPNAETKVKIDDAMLIIASAHDKDAIIAFLGNEVDDINWAASEKNLVSRKILITQSKVNGKSLKQLKLRHLYNVNITRVNRAGIDIVANKNMALQLGDKVTVVGEIENIKKVEKILGNTQKKLEHPNLITLFLGIFVGVIFGSIPFYIPGMPMPVKLGLAGGPLIIAILIGRFGYKFKIVSYTTNSANLMIREIGISLFLASVGLAAGKNFFEIAFSSQGLSWVAIGFAITVIPLLIMGFIGYKYLKINYITLSGALSGSSTDPPALAYSSSLTDSQEPAVAYSTVYPLTMFLRVIAAQLIILFFI; the protein is encoded by the coding sequence ATGTCTTGGTTATCGAATTTGTTTTTAAATGAAGGTATCGCTCAGGCGGCTGTGGTTTACGCCTTGATAATTTTTACAGGTTTACTGCTTGGGAAAATTAAAATATTCGGTGTTTCCCTGGGTGCAACATTTATTTTGTTTACAGGCATTATTGTCGGGCATTTCGGCATAAGCGTTAATCATAATGTTTTAGAGTTTATTAAAGAGTTTGGATTAATACTATTTGTGTTTTCTATAGGTCTTCAAGTTGGTCCCGGATTTTTCGCTTCGTTTAAATCGAGCGGGCTTAAACTTAACATGTTGGCTATAGGTGTTGTGTCTTTGGGTGTAGCTGCTACAATTGCCTTTTATTATATTCTGAACAAGCAAATTGAGATGCCAATGTTGGTTGGTATAATGTCGGGAGCTGTAACTAACACACCCGGACTTGGAGCGGCACAAGAAGCTCTCAGACAAGCATTGGAAGCCGGACAAATTACACAAATACCCCAAATAGGCATGGGCTATGCCGTTGCCTATCCGCTTGGAGTTGTGGGTATTATTTTGTCAATTATCGTATTAAGAATTATTTTTAAAGTTAATATCAAAAAAGAAGTAGATAAACTTGAAGCTGCCAGTGAAGAAAGCGGCGAGTTGCCCGAATTGTTTTCGGTTTGCATGAAAAATGCATCGCTTGACAATCACACAGTTAAAGAAATAAAAGATATAATTAACCGAAACTTTGTAATATCTCGTCTTTATAAGGACGGAAATTTTTGCATTCCTAATGCAGAAACTAAAGTTAAAATAGACGATGCAATGCTTATAATAGCTTCAGCCCATGACAAGGATGCTATAATTGCATTTTTGGGAAACGAAGTTGACGATATTAACTGGGCTGCTTCGGAAAAGAATTTAGTATCGAGAAAAATACTTATTACTCAAAGCAAAGTTAATGGTAAATCTCTGAAACAATTAAAACTTAGGCATTTATACAACGTTAACATAACACGTGTAAATCGTGCAGGCATTGATATTGTAGCAAATAAAAACATGGCTCTTCAATTAGGGGATAAAGTTACTGTTGTTGGAGAGATTGAAAACATTAAAAAGGTAGAGAAAATTCTTGGTAATACCCAAAAGAAACTAGAACATCCTAATCTTATAACACTGTTTTTAGGTATATTTGTAGGTGTTATTTTTGGAAGCATTCCTTTTTACATTCCAGGAATGCCAATGCCCGTAAAATTAGGACTTGCCGGTGGTCCACTTATCATCGCTATTTTAATAGGCAGATTCGGGTATAAATTTAAAATTGTTAGCTACACCACCAATAGCGCCAACCTTATGATTAGAGAAATAGGAATTAGTTTGTTTTTGGCAAGTGTGGGATTAGCAGCCGGAAAAAACTTCTTTGAAATAGCATTTTCATCGCAAGGGTTGAGCTGGGTTGCAATAGGTTTTGCCATAACTGTTATACCATTACTTATAATGGGATTTATCGGATATAAATACCTAAAAATTAATTACATAACCTTATCGGGCGCTCTTTCAGGAAGCTCAACCGATCCGCCTGCTTTGGCTTATTCGAGTTCGCTAACCGATAGTCAAGAGCCTGCTGTTGCCTACTCTACGGTATATCCGCTTACAATGTTCTTAAGAGTTATCGCTGCCCAGTTAATAATTTTATTTTTTATTTAA
- a CDS encoding choice-of-anchor J domain-containing protein: protein MKKNVFFITFLVSLVISITSYGQAHSFVAGNLNYFENFDGLGPDGTTYLTGWQGVRAAGTGTIGEALPLKVTDGSANTGAVYNVGTTGSTERAMGTIGSNSTSPAFGANFTNSTGSTITKIDFSGFCEQWRTGTNSSVNEVHKFEVSFNATDLLTGTWTEVSDFNLIEIVTNSTQSEALDGNAAENRQAINATLENIEWLTGTDMWIRWTDDNAVGSDALLAIDELKIDVSTGSTTILPEPSNYPTNLAVQVKGFDVTVTWTDAVGEQLPTGYLVMFSSGNINVPTDGNFVANDLDFSDNNGAINVAYGVETCTFADLNESLPFKVAIFPYTNGGPNVDYKTDGNYPTIISKTQTIVFSEDFEEGMDDWTTYNELGSQVWTLDPIHGIDNSACAKMSGYEGAPFANIDWLISREISIPIGFKDNPDIHLRFFSAKNFAGENIKVLYSIDYISGDPNLATWVDITDQANLSTGSWNWTNSSFIAIPENVWNRLRIAFKYTSTDTQAATWEIDDVCVTSYIIVGVPKTEVSNIKVYPNPATNYIFVENAKPNTMYKIADMQGKTVKAGSLSDTKIDVSNLNKGLYVIMLTDPKTGYTETAKVVIR from the coding sequence ATGAAAAAAAACGTATTCTTTATTACATTTCTTGTAAGTTTAGTAATAAGCATTACTTCTTACGGACAAGCACACTCGTTTGTTGCTGGCAATTTGAATTACTTTGAAAACTTCGACGGTTTAGGTCCCGACGGAACAACCTATTTAACAGGCTGGCAAGGAGTTAGAGCCGCCGGCACCGGTACAATAGGCGAAGCGCTACCGCTAAAAGTTACCGATGGCTCGGCAAATACGGGCGCAGTTTACAATGTTGGTACAACTGGCTCGACCGAAAGAGCTATGGGAACAATAGGTTCAAACTCTACATCTCCGGCTTTTGGAGCTAACTTCACCAACAGCACCGGTTCTACTATTACAAAAATAGACTTCTCGGGCTTTTGCGAACAATGGCGTACCGGAACTAACAGCAGCGTGAACGAAGTTCACAAATTTGAAGTTAGCTTTAACGCTACCGACCTTTTGACAGGTACTTGGACTGAAGTAAGCGATTTTAATCTTATTGAAATTGTTACAAATTCAACTCAAAGTGAAGCTTTAGACGGTAACGCTGCCGAAAACAGACAAGCTATTAATGCAACTCTTGAAAATATTGAATGGCTAACAGGTACAGATATGTGGATACGCTGGACTGACGATAATGCAGTTGGCTCTGATGCTCTACTCGCTATTGACGAACTTAAAATTGATGTTAGTACAGGTTCAACCACAATACTGCCCGAACCATCGAATTATCCTACCAACTTAGCCGTACAAGTTAAAGGCTTTGATGTAACCGTTACATGGACTGACGCTGTTGGCGAACAACTTCCAACAGGATACTTAGTTATGTTTTCAAGTGGTAATATTAATGTACCAACCGACGGCAACTTTGTTGCTAACGACTTAGATTTCTCCGACAACAACGGAGCAATTAACGTTGCCTATGGCGTAGAAACTTGTACTTTCGCCGACTTGAATGAAAGTTTGCCGTTTAAAGTTGCTATTTTCCCATATACTAATGGTGGACCTAATGTTGACTACAAAACAGACGGAAACTATCCAACTATTATTTCAAAGACTCAAACTATAGTTTTTAGTGAAGATTTTGAAGAAGGTATGGACGATTGGACAACATATAACGAACTTGGCAGTCAAGTTTGGACTTTAGACCCAATACACGGTATTGATAATTCGGCTTGCGCTAAAATGAGCGGATATGAAGGTGCTCCATTTGCAAATATTGACTGGCTAATTTCACGTGAAATCTCTATACCTATTGGCTTTAAAGATAATCCTGATATACATCTAAGATTTTTCTCCGCTAAGAATTTCGCAGGCGAAAATATAAAAGTTCTTTACTCAATCGACTATATTTCGGGAGACCCAAATTTAGCAACTTGGGTTGACATAACCGATCAAGCTAATCTTTCAACAGGTTCTTGGAATTGGACGAATTCGTCTTTTATAGCAATTCCTGAAAATGTATGGAATAGGCTAAGAATAGCGTTCAAATACACGTCCACAGATACCCAAGCAGCTACCTGGGAAATTGACGATGTATGTGTTACTTCGTACATTATAGTTGGTGTGCCGAAAACTGAAGTAAGCAACATTAAAGTATATCCAAACCCTGCTACAAACTATATTTTTGTGGAAAATGCAAAACCAAACACCATGTATAAAATAGCTGACATGCAAGGTAAGACTGTAAAAGCAGGAAGTTTGAGCGACACAAAAATAGATGTTAGCAACCTGAATAAAGGTTTGTACGTGATAATGCTCACCGACCCGAAAACAGGCTACACAGAAACTGCGAAAGTTGTTATACGATAA
- a CDS encoding DUF5723 family protein — MKRATLLISLVLLMNVGMVAQEFFPFTAQPYSGALGAQFQPASIADAEYRLDMTFLGLSLDLSNNLYSIEHKMLLLPFKTDKSEVTPVEVVPNTREGAKKGFLGTKFDLLSFMIKLDEKSSIAFTPSIRTKLSITNLSQDLAKLVVSDFNELTLHNIELNNANLNLSINTWAEYGLTYARTVYNDGNHFVKAGATVKLLQGLGAGYINIKDLSYKFPSEDTLSIFKTSVSYGTSEGFDIDEKIRYKFAGKPSLGFDFGAVYEYRTSDIEYNPPTTGYTSLRLQDAAHYKYKVGIAITDIGKINYKRNPKSADFIADIENMYFRGIRIDNVNDFNKFADSVFHVKRDSSSFNMALPTSISFQFDARVSKGVYINFIPYIALNKGYSLVAKSSYFTSLNLIPRIELGNVTISLPIQYNELNQLKTGLAVRALFLWIGSNDVISNLVRGDIYNTNIYFALKFPILFSKKVPN; from the coding sequence ATGAAACGAGCAACACTTTTAATTTCCTTAGTATTATTGATGAATGTTGGTATGGTAGCACAGGAGTTTTTCCCGTTCACCGCTCAACCGTATTCCGGAGCATTGGGAGCACAATTCCAACCTGCATCTATAGCAGATGCCGAATACAGACTTGATATGACTTTTTTGGGACTTAGTTTAGACCTAAGCAACAACCTTTATTCTATTGAGCACAAGATGTTACTTCTTCCTTTTAAAACCGATAAATCGGAAGTAACGCCTGTAGAAGTTGTACCTAATACCAGAGAAGGTGCTAAGAAAGGCTTTTTAGGTACAAAATTTGACCTGCTATCATTTATGATTAAACTTGACGAAAAATCATCTATAGCTTTTACGCCATCTATAAGGACAAAGTTAAGCATAACGAACTTATCGCAAGACTTAGCTAAACTTGTTGTCAGCGACTTTAATGAGTTGACTTTGCATAATATTGAATTAAATAACGCCAACTTGAATTTAAGTATCAATACTTGGGCTGAGTACGGGCTTACTTACGCAAGAACAGTGTACAACGACGGAAATCACTTTGTTAAAGCAGGTGCTACCGTAAAACTACTTCAAGGCTTGGGAGCCGGATACATAAACATTAAAGACCTTAGCTATAAATTTCCAAGCGAAGACACACTCTCAATTTTTAAAACTTCAGTAAGCTATGGTACATCAGAAGGTTTTGACATAGACGAAAAAATTAGGTATAAATTTGCTGGTAAACCATCTTTAGGCTTTGATTTTGGAGCGGTTTACGAATACCGTACCAGCGACATTGAATATAACCCGCCTACAACCGGCTACACTTCACTCAGACTACAAGATGCTGCTCACTACAAATATAAAGTTGGTATAGCCATTACCGACATTGGTAAAATAAATTATAAACGTAATCCCAAAAGTGCCGACTTTATTGCCGACATAGAAAATATGTACTTCAGGGGTATTAGAATAGACAATGTTAATGATTTTAACAAATTTGCCGATAGCGTGTTTCACGTAAAACGCGACTCCAGTAGCTTCAATATGGCACTTCCAACTTCAATAAGTTTTCAGTTTGACGCTAGAGTTTCTAAGGGTGTCTATATCAACTTTATACCATATATAGCATTGAACAAGGGATATAGTTTAGTTGCTAAATCAAGTTATTTTACTTCGCTTAACCTGATACCTCGTATAGAACTTGGTAATGTAACAATATCGCTACCTATTCAATATAACGAATTAAACCAACTTAAAACAGGTTTGGCAGTTAGGGCTTTGTTTTTATGGATAGGCTCCAACGACGTTATAAGTAATCTTGTTAGAGGCGATATCTATAATACCAACATATATTTTGCATTAAAATTCCCTATTTTGTTTAGCAAAAAGGTTCCAAACTAA
- a CDS encoding YigZ family protein, with translation MEVIDEYLTINKPSESLYKVKGSKFLGYGYQVNDEDEIKEILSGIKKEHYKATHHCYAYKLGLTEDNYRANDDGEPSGTAGLPIYGQIRSYNLTNVLIVSVRYFGGTKLGVSGLISAYKKSAKLTIEEAEIITKIINSSYLLEFDYIMMNDVMKIVKEFNININNNFSGTNCALEIDFRKSMEDEIIEKFENIRGLIIRKL, from the coding sequence ATGGAAGTAATTGACGAATATTTAACAATAAATAAACCATCGGAAAGCCTATACAAAGTTAAGGGTAGTAAGTTTTTAGGATACGGCTATCAGGTAAACGACGAAGATGAAATAAAAGAAATACTGTCGGGAATAAAAAAAGAACACTACAAAGCTACTCACCACTGCTACGCATACAAATTAGGTTTAACCGAAGATAACTACAGAGCCAACGACGATGGAGAACCCTCAGGAACAGCGGGTTTGCCTATTTACGGACAAATTAGGTCGTACAACCTTACTAATGTGTTAATTGTTTCTGTTAGATATTTTGGTGGTACTAAACTTGGCGTTTCGGGTCTTATAAGTGCGTATAAGAAGTCGGCAAAACTTACAATTGAGGAAGCGGAAATTATTACAAAAATAATTAACAGCAGTTACCTGCTTGAGTTTGACTACATTATGATGAATGATGTAATGAAAATAGTCAAAGAATTTAATATTAATATTAATAATAATTTTTCTGGCACAAATTGTGCTTTGGAAATCGACTTCAGAAAAAGTATGGAAGACGAAATAATCGAAAAATTTGAAAATATAAGAGGGCTGATTATTAGAAAGTTGTAA
- a CDS encoding SAM-dependent methyltransferase, protein MNSSRVYLIPTPIADGNTCQAIPKSTINIIHSLNIFIVEELRTARRFLSSISYPRPINEVVFFVLNEHTNKSDFISEIATTISAGNSVGMMSEAGTPCIADPGNWFVSWAHNNNYKVIPLLGTSSITMALMASGLNGQQFTFNGYLPVRAEEKIPFINSLVSRISKNNYSQIFIETPYRNNSIIDTLLKTVPNHIYLCIASDISGENEFIKTLTIADWKKQKPILDKKPTVFILGLP, encoded by the coding sequence ATGAATAGTAGTCGCGTTTATCTGATACCCACTCCTATTGCCGACGGCAATACCTGCCAAGCCATTCCTAAAAGCACTATAAACATAATACACAGTCTTAATATTTTTATTGTCGAAGAATTGAGAACAGCTCGGCGGTTTTTGTCAAGTATATCCTATCCACGACCGATAAACGAAGTTGTATTTTTTGTTTTAAATGAACATACAAATAAGTCGGATTTTATTTCAGAAATTGCCACAACTATATCAGCCGGAAACTCTGTTGGAATGATGAGCGAAGCAGGAACACCTTGCATTGCCGACCCGGGTAATTGGTTTGTTTCATGGGCTCATAATAACAACTACAAAGTAATACCTCTTTTAGGGACATCGTCGATTACAATGGCTCTTATGGCTTCGGGACTAAACGGGCAACAATTCACTTTTAACGGATATTTACCCGTTAGGGCAGAAGAAAAAATTCCGTTTATAAATAGTTTGGTAAGCAGAATTAGCAAAAATAATTATTCGCAAATATTTATAGAAACGCCCTATCGAAACAATAGTATTATCGACACCTTGCTAAAAACCGTACCTAATCATATTTACTTGTGCATAGCAAGCGATATTAGCGGTGAAAATGAGTTTATAAAAACTTTAACCATAGCCGATTGGAAAAAACAAAAGCCGATCCTTGATAAAAAACCTACTGTTTTTATTTTAGGACTGCCGTAA
- the dnaA gene encoding chromosomal replication initiator protein DnaA: protein MEHVEIWKNCLEVIKDNISPQAFKTWFTPIVPIRLKKNVLTIQVPTYFFYEWLEGHYIDIIHRTLIQEIGKDARLEYSIVMQNNQTTPLTINLPTNKSNVTKNPSVQMPLDLNSGNNREIPNPFIIPGLKKIEINSQLNGSFSFDNFIEGDCNRLARSAGYAVACNPGKSGFNPLFIYSQTGLGKTHLVQAIGLKAKELFPEKIVLYVGIEQFMQQFYDSVKNNNQNDFIHFYQMIDVLIIDDIEFLSGKEKTQDVFFHIFDFLHQKNKQIIITSDKSPVDLVGFEQRLLSRFKWGLAADLQIPDVETRIAILNQLAYKDGITLPNEIIEYIAYRVTNNVRELEGALRQIIAQTTLNKKEVTIELTKNIIDKFIKNTEKEISIDLVKKSVFDYFDLPVEIINNKSRKRNIVQARQLAMYFAKKYTQYSLAVIGKHCGNKDHATVLHACKTVKNLIETDKQFKVYVEEIDKKIKF from the coding sequence ATGGAACACGTTGAAATTTGGAAAAATTGCCTAGAAGTAATAAAAGATAATATAAGTCCGCAAGCGTTTAAAACATGGTTTACGCCTATAGTACCTATACGTCTGAAAAAAAATGTTCTTACCATTCAGGTACCGACTTATTTCTTTTACGAATGGCTCGAAGGACACTACATTGATATAATTCATCGCACACTAATACAAGAAATTGGCAAAGACGCTCGATTGGAATATAGCATAGTTATGCAAAACAATCAAACTACGCCACTCACAATTAATTTACCTACAAACAAAAGTAACGTTACCAAAAACCCAAGCGTACAAATGCCTTTAGACCTTAACTCAGGCAACAACAGAGAAATTCCTAATCCTTTTATAATTCCCGGTCTAAAAAAGATAGAAATAAACTCGCAGCTCAACGGAAGTTTTTCGTTCGATAATTTTATTGAAGGAGATTGCAACCGCCTTGCTCGCTCAGCCGGATACGCCGTAGCTTGTAACCCTGGCAAATCGGGTTTTAATCCGCTATTTATATATAGCCAAACCGGATTGGGCAAAACCCATCTTGTGCAAGCAATAGGTTTGAAAGCCAAAGAACTGTTTCCCGAAAAAATAGTGCTTTACGTTGGTATTGAACAGTTTATGCAACAGTTTTACGATTCGGTTAAAAACAATAACCAAAACGACTTCATTCATTTTTACCAAATGATAGATGTTTTGATAATTGACGATATCGAATTTTTAAGTGGTAAAGAAAAAACCCAAGACGTTTTTTTCCATATTTTTGATTTTCTACACCAAAAAAACAAACAAATTATTATAACCAGCGATAAATCTCCTGTTGACCTAGTTGGCTTTGAACAACGACTACTATCGAGATTTAAATGGGGATTGGCTGCCGACCTGCAAATACCCGATGTTGAAACACGCATAGCAATACTAAACCAACTTGCATACAAAGACGGAATCACGCTTCCCAACGAAATAATAGAATATATAGCTTACCGCGTTACGAACAATGTTAGAGAACTTGAAGGCGCTTTAAGACAAATTATTGCTCAAACCACACTCAATAAAAAAGAAGTAACTATAGAGCTTACCAAAAATATTATCGATAAGTTTATAAAAAACACCGAAAAAGAAATATCTATAGACTTAGTCAAAAAAAGTGTTTTCGACTACTTCGACCTTCCGGTTGAAATTATTAATAATAAATCGCGGAAAAGAAACATTGTTCAGGCAAGACAATTGGCTATGTATTTTGCGAAAAAATACACTCAATACTCGCTGGCTGTTATTGGAAAACATTGCGGAAACAAAGACCATGCTACCGTGCTACACGCCTGTAAAACAGTCAAAAATTTAATTGAAACCGATAAACAGTTTAAGGTGTATGTTGAAGAAATAGATAAAAAAATTAAATTTTGA